A region from the Medicago truncatula cultivar Jemalong A17 chromosome 6, MtrunA17r5.0-ANR, whole genome shotgun sequence genome encodes:
- the LOC120576146 gene encoding protein FAR-RED IMPAIRED RESPONSE 1-like, with protein sequence MGLLCRHILVIFHAKNVAEIPDMYILKRWTKDANKGVVFIEDGPKSSSTGNSSTLQSLHVHKQASLLPDLAAKSEKIYKLISSDLEETYKKALIMEAELDNESDIIPPDASCQNLIHEQPSESSEPIIRDPLPSQTKGRKKDSIKETQNGRIKSSLELSVNRTTVKRKSCQVCGLHGHNKRSCKEKDKRS encoded by the exons ATGGGATTGCTATGTAGGCATATCTTGGTGATTTTTCATGCAAAAAATGTTGCAGAAATTCCAGACATGTATATTTTAAAGCGTTGGACAAAGGATGCTAACAAAGGTGTTGTGTTTATTGAAGATGGACCAAAGTCTTCCTCTACAGGAAACTCATCAACTTTGCAAAGTTTACATGTACACAAACAAGCAAGTTTGTTACCTGATCTTGCAGCAAAATCTGAGAAAATATATAAGCTGATATCATCTGATTTGGAGGAAACATACAAAAAAGCTTTGATAATGGAAGCTGAATTAGACAATGAGAGCGACATAATTCCTCCAGATGCAAGTTGTCAAAATCTGATACATGAGCAACCAAGTGAGTCTTCAGAACCAATTATCAGAGATCCACTCCCATCACAAactaaaggaagaaaaaaagattcaatcaaagagactcaaaatggaaggatcaaaagtagTCTAGAGTTATCGGTAAACCGAACAACAGTCAAAAGAAAATCTTGCCAAGTTTGTGGTCTACACGGTCACAATAAGCGAAGTTGTAAGGAAAAAGATAAAAG ATCATGA
- the LOC25495997 gene encoding heat shock 70 kDa protein 18, with translation MSGIGKKVAIGIDLGTTYSCVAVCKKGEVEIIVNDQGNRTTPSCVAFKNSERMIGDAAFNTAASNPTNTIFDAKRLIGRKFSDPIVQSDVKLWPFKVIGDLNDKPMIVVNYNDEEKHFTAEEISSMVLAKMREIAEAFLGLTVEDVVITVPAYFNDSQRQSTRDAGAIAGLNVMRIINEPTAAAIAYGFNTKPFNHGCRNVFIFDLGGGTLDVSVLTFENGDINVKAIGGDTHLGGQDFDNAMVNHFVKEFLRKHKNDISGDPRAIRRLKTACERVKRILSVNSETTIEIECLNQGTDFSSLISRAKFDDLNKSLFYQCMEIVEKCIADSGINKSNIHDVVLVGGSTRIVKVQDLLVDFFEINEHSRTKLCKSINADEAVAYGAAIHAFILSGELCEKFQDLTLREVNPLSIGIKTQWGIMKTIFPRNTMIPTNKEEVFTTTIPNQKFVAISIYEGERKTTKDNNLLGTFRFEIPPCPVDVPQLVVNFQIDNDGILQLSVSEKDLGIDKRFKIVNNKGRLSKEEIERMINEAEKYKDEDIRHRKKVEARNALEKYAYNMRDFINDPDIISKLSLKEKENINNATDLVFKWLDVNVVAEQQDFECYRSILSSVFDPIVIKMIKDEGHGVQAVALPGRRGFKVTPITDTMLNS, from the exons ATGTCAGGAATAGGTAAGAAAGTTGCAATAGGAATCGACCTAGGAACAACCTATTCTTGTGTTGCAGTGTGTAAGAAAGGAGAGGTAGAGATAATAGTGAACGACCAAGGGAACAGAACAACACCTTCTTGTGTTGCATTCAAAAACTCTGAAAGAATGATTGGTGATGCTGCTTTCAATACGGCTGCTTCAAACCCAACAAACACTATTTTCG ATGCAAAGAGGCTAATTGGTCGGAAATTTAGTGATCCCATAGTACAAAGTGATGTGAAGTTGTGGCCATTCAAAGTAATTGGTGACCTGAATGACAAACCCATGATTGTTGTTAACTATAATGACGAGGAAAAGCATTTTACTGCTGAAGAAATCTCATCCATGGTATTGGCGAAAATGCGCGAGATAGCAGAAGCCTTCCTTGGATTAACAGTGGAGGATGTTGTTATAACTGTGCCTGCATACTTTAATGACTCACAGCGCCAGTCTACTCGAGATGCGGGTGCTATTGCTGGCCTAAACGTTATGCGAATAATAAATGAGCCTACTGCAGCTGCAATTGCATATGGCTTTAACACGAAACCATTTAATCATGGATGTAGAAATGTTTTCATATTTGACTTAGGTGGTGGTACTTTGGACGTGTCTGTTCTCACTTTTGAGAATGGTGATATCAATGTTAAGGCCATTGGAGGAGACACTCACCTCGGGGGACAAGACTTTGATAATGCAATGGTGAACCATTTTGTGAAAGAGTTCTTGAGGAAGCATAAAAATGACATTAGTGGAGATCCAAGAGCCATTAGGAGGCTGAAGACTGCTTGCGAGAGAGTAAAAAGGATACTTTCTGTCAATAGTGAGACTACCATTGAGATAGAATGTTTAAACCAAGGTACAGATTTCTCCTCGTTGATTAGTCGTGCAAAGTTCGATGATCTCAACAAGAGTCTTTTTTACCAGTGCATGGAAATTGTAGAAAAGTGTATAGCAGATAGTGGGATAAACAAGAGTAACATTCATGATGTTGTGCTTGTTGGCGGGTCTACCAGGATTGTAAAAGTGCAAGACCTTTTGGTTGATTTCTTTGAAATTAATGAGCATAGCAGGACGAAGTTATGCAAAAGCATCAATGCAGATGAGGCGGTTGCATATGGCGCTGCTATCCATGCTTTTATATTGAGTGGTGAGCTTTGTGAAAAGTTTCAAGATTTGACATTGAGGGAAGTTAATCCATTGTCCATTGGAATTAAAACACAATGGGGAATCATGAAAACAATATTTCCCAGGAATACCATGATTCCTACCAACAAGGAAGAAGTATTCACCACAACTATACCTAACCAAAAATTTGTTGCAATTAGTATTTATGAGGGTGAGAGGAAAACAACTAAGGACAACAACTTGCTAGGAACTTTTAGGTTTGAAATTCCTCCATGTCCAGTAGATGTTCCTCAATTGGTGGTCAACTTCCAAATTGACAATGATGGCATCTTACAGTTGTCTGTTTCAGAAAAAGACTTGGGAATTGATAAAAggtttaaaatagtaaataacaAGGGAAGACTGTCAAAAGAGGAAATTGAGAGGATGATCAATGAAGCTGAGAAGTACAAAGATGAAGACATTAGGCATAGGAAAAAGGTTGAAGCGAGAAATGCACTAGAGAAGTACGCATACAATATGAGGGATTTCATAAATGATCCCGATATTATCTCGAAGCTTTcattaaaagaaaaggaaaacatCAATAATGCAACTGATTTGGTCTTTAAGTGGCTTGACGTTAATGTGGTTGCAGAACAACAAGATTTTGAATGTTATAGGAGCATTCTTTCAAGTGTGTTTGATCCAATTGTTATAAAGATGATAAAGGATGAGGGACATGGTGTGCAAGCAGTGGCGTTGCCAGGACGCAGAGGGTTCAAAGTAACACCTATAACAGACACAAtgctaaattcttaa